In one window of Mercurialis annua linkage group LG4, ddMerAnnu1.2, whole genome shotgun sequence DNA:
- the LOC126677847 gene encoding kinesin-like protein KIN-7O isoform X2, which yields MTNSGKTHTMRGSDMEPGVIRLAVHDLFDTIQQDVDREFLLRMSYMEIYNEDINDLLAPEHRKLQIHESLERGIHVAGLQEEIVASPQQVLDRMRFGESHRHIGETNMNVYSSRSHTIFRMIIESRDRTEDEDISSSCDAVRVSVLNLVDLAGSERAAKTGAEGVRLKEGSHINKSLMTLGTVIKKLSEGAESQGGHVPYRDSKLTRILQPALGGNANTAIICNITLAQIHTDETKSSLLFASRALRVTNCAHVNEILTDAALLKRQKKEIEELRTKLQGSSHSEHFEKEILNLRNTLLQSELERERITLELEEEKRAQAEREKVLQEQAKKIKNLSSMVLHSNRDENRDQQKKGKRRDTWCPGKLSRQIHQEVDVRASSVKPTGVGRDMKPLIPFEELMSEPGEEANLCQQKEDFNNKSLEECPLPDPCALMNVTNRRKRPVKKSYFQENHELAEMQAEYEQLLHNFETQRTLSEVQIDFLTRQLAEADLYKSANCNTRTTCNCFRDSNYVDKDATLRESEAISVIKHLQEKIKTLEMEQSSSQQNLDSVGELATKQSLFAREKLEEISQLHKELQNAREEAKAVHGHLTSLQSSRTIDENFDSEIKLSMNIQDIASEVENSNKVVESVFSLLDEVFQNYSAMCNVFNDFKVLMCQSSQQQKMITANHDKLYNGMRQKVAEVESEKLFLYNQSVELQKQIQELHQETQNHGVSFSALAEQHDLEKENLFSQIQTLEKEISLCSLAKGKENLRKDLEKTKLKLKETEFKLKNAIQEKTKLEGEKAVAEREVKRLHGQNTRLELDINKRDSLAGRRRDSVVEGSSKVFDPKKAKSKFSSEMKMQMMEVDYKELEVFAFEMETVIAKLEEEVAALHKEKEEVLSRNDSLTSELEDLSEKLDTSNAELGILKEEVSGLRQRLEESTINKQTMETSIELLKEEKEELAMQLTDSLLEMEEEKAIWSAKEKVSIEAIEEKAKLYDMEIISLSNELSEVKSKLESCTEECKVFQERLTCSEENEKWEMKSSMEKSLEIDQLKDALQRANAESNQFQENLQSQLSSVSQERNKLMVEIERFQSNASEIEFSRKNYDGMLLGAKVQIEELNARISSMEAMMHNDTVNNSKEKAKLRMRLQGTQTRLEAFQFRYNEAIDELKVMDKEYRLATLSLKEKLAMYVTEVLNLKKQLAGKASN from the exons ATG ACTAACAGTGGAAAGACGCATACAATGCGAGGCTCGGATATGGAGCCTGGGGTTATTCGTCTAGCAGTTCATGATTTATTTGATACTATTCAACAG GATGTTGATAGAGAGTTTCTTCTGCGAATGTCTTATATGGAGATCTATAATGAGGATATCAATGATTTGCTGGCTCCTGAGCACCGGAAGCTCCAGATTCACGAAAGTTTAGAG CGGGGAATACATGTTGCTGGTCTGCAGGAAGAAATTGTTGCTTCCCCTCAGCAAGTTCTTGACCGGATGCGGTTTGGAGAAT CTCATAGGCATATTGGAGAGACAAATATGAATGTGTACAGTAGTAGGTCTCATACTATTTTCCGCATG ATAATTGAGAGTCGGGATAGAACTGAGGATGAAGATATTAGCAGCTCATGTGATGCGGTCCGTGTATCAGTCTTG AATTTGGTGGACCTTGCTGGCTCAGAACGTGCTGCAAAAACTGGTGCTGAAGGTGTTAGACTCAAAGAGGGTTCCCACATTAATAAAAGCCTAATGACCCTTGGaactgtaattaaaaaattgagtgAAGGTGCTGAAAGCCAAGG GGGTCATGTTCCATATCGAGATAGTAAGCTCACACGAATTTTACAACCTGCTCTTGGTGGAAATGCAAATACAGCTATAATATGCAATATTACACTTGCTCAG ATTCATACAGATGAGACAAAAAGCAGTCTTCTATTTGCAAGTAGAGCGTTACGTGTCACAAACTGTGCTCATGTGAATGAG ATTTTGACAGATGCTGCCTTGTTGAAACGTCAGAAGAAAGAAATCGAGGAGCTACGCACGAAATTGCAG GGTTCTTCTCATTCAGAACATTTCGAAAAGGAAATTCTCAACCTTCGTAACACATTGTTACAG TCTGAATTGGAAAGAGAACGGATAACTTTGGAGTTAGAGGAGGAGAAGAGAGCACAAGCTGAACGTGAGAAAGTTTTGCAAGAGCAGgccaagaaaataaaaaacttaagcTCAATGGTGCTGCACTCCAACAGGGATGAAAACCGTGATCAGCAAAAAAAG GGCAAAAGGCGGGATACATGGTGCCCAGGTAAACTTTCACGGCAGATTCATCAAGAG GTGGATGTCAGGGCTTCTTCTGTAAAACCCACGGGAGTTGGCCGTGATATGAAGCCACTTATTCCTTTTGAGGAATTGATGAGTGAACCAGGAGAGGAAGCCAACCTCTGTCAGCAAAAAGAAGATTTTAACAATAAATCTTTAGAAGAGTGCCCACTTCCTGATCCTTGTGCCTTAATGAATGTGACAAATAGAAGAAAGAGACCAGTAAAGAAAAGCTATTTCCAG GAGAATCATGAATTGGCAGAAATGCAAGCAGAATATGAGCAATTGCTTCATAATTTTGAAACTCAG AGAACTTTAAGTGAGGTCCAGATTGATTTCTTGACAAGACAGCTGGCTGAGGCTGATTTGTACAAGTCTGCTAATTGTAATACCCGTACCACCTGCAATTGCTTCAGAGATTCCAATTATGTGGACAAAGATGCAACTTTGAGGGAATCAGAGGCAATCTCTGTTATCAAACATCTTCAAGAAAAG ATTAAGACCTTAGAAATGGAACAGTCCTCAAGTCAGCAAAATCTGGATAGTGTTGGTGAGCTAGCAACAAAGCAGAGTTTATTTGCCAGGGAGAAGTTAGAAGAG ATTTCTCAGCTCCACAAAGAGCTCCAAAATGCACGGGAGGAGGCTAAGGCTGTTCATGGACACCTTACTTCTTTGCAATCTTCAAGAACAATTGAT GAAAATTTTGACTCTGAGATAAAGCTTTCAATGAACATCCAAGACATAGCGTCTGAAGTTGAGAACTCTAACAAAGTTGTCGAGAGTGTTTTCTCACTTTTGGATGAAGTTTTCCAGAATTACTCTGCCATGTGTAATGTTTTCAAT GATTTCAAGGTTCTTATGTGTCAGAGCTCTCAGCAGCAGAAAATGATTACCGCGAACCATGATAAGCTGTATAATGGCATGAGGCAGAAAGTTGCCGAAGTTGAGAGTGAGAAG CTCTTTTTGTACAATCAATCTGTTGAGCTtcagaaacaaatacaagaacTGCATCAGGAAACTCAAAATCATGGAGTGTCCTTCTCA GCACTTGCTGAGCAACATGATCTTGAAAAAGAGAATTTGTTTTCTCAAATTCAAACTCTCGAAAAGGAAATTTCGCTGTGTTCCTTGGCCAAAGGAAAAGAAAATTTGAGAAAAGATCTCGAGAAAACAAAACTGAAGTTGAAAGAGACTGAGTTCAAGCTCAAGAATGCAATCCAGGAGAAAACGAAACTTGAG GGTGAGAAAGCTGTTGCTGAAAGAGAGGTAAAACGATTGCATGGTCAGAACACTCGTCTTGAGCTTGACATCAACAAGCGTGACTCACTTGCTGGTAGAAGGCGTGATTCAGTTGTTGAGGGGAGTTCAAAAGTTTTTGATCCAAAAAAGGCTAAAAGTAAATTTTCTTCAGAAATGAAAATGCAGATGATGGAG GTAGACTATAAAGAGCTGGAAGTTTTTGCATTTGAAATGGAAACAGTTATTGCTAAACTGGAAGAGGAAGTAGCAGCTTTACACAAGGAAAAGGAAGAGGTTTTATCTAGAAATGACAGTTTGACCTCAGAGTTGGAAGATCTTTCTGAAAAGTTAGACACATCAAATGCAGAATTGGGAATATTGAAAGAAGAAGTTTCTGGCCTG AGGCAAAGATTGGAAGAATCTACCATTAACAAGCAAACCATGGAAACCTCTATTGAATTgttgaaagaagaaaaagaagagttAGCTATG CAACTTACTGACTCACTTTTGGAAATGGAAGAGGAAAAGGCAATATGGTCTGCTAAGGAAAAAGTTTCTATTGAAGCCATAGAAGAGAAGGCAAAGTTATATGACATGGAGATTATATCATTATCTAATGAATTGTCAGAG GTAAAAAGCAAGTTAGAGTCCTGTACCGAGGAATGCAAAGTCTTTCAAGAACGATTAACATGTTCTGAGGAGAATGAGAAATGGGAGATGAAATCCAG TATGGAGAAGTCTTTGGAGATTGATCAACTAAAAGATGCCTTGCAAAGAGCTAATGCTGAGAGCAATCAATTTCAAGAG AATCTTCAAAGCCAACTTTCCAGTGTAAGTCAAGAAAGGAATAAATTGATGGTTGAAATTGAAAGGTTCCAGAGTAATGCGAGCGAAATTGaattttcaagaaaaaattATGATGGCATG CTATTGGGtgctaaagtgcaaattgagGAGCTGAATGCAAGAATTTCTAGCATGGAAGCCATGATGCATAAT GACACTGTCAATAATAGTAAGGAAAAGGCAAAGCTTCGGATGCGGCTTCAAGGAACGCAAACACGTTTAGAGGCTTTTCAGTTTAGGTACAATGAAGCAATAGATGAGCTGAAAGTTATGGACAAGGAGTATAGACTGGCTACATTAAGCCTCAAGGAGAAGTTAGCAATGTATGTTACGGAGGTCCTCAACCTCAAGAAGCAACTTGCTGGCAAAGCTTCAAATTGA
- the LOC126677847 gene encoding kinesin-like protein KIN-7O isoform X1, with translation MERIHVTVRARPLSPEDAKTSPWRISGNSVFIPNHSSKFDFDCVFGEDCKTEQVYRARTKDIAAAAVRGFNGTVFAYGQTNSGKTHTMRGSDMEPGVIRLAVHDLFDTIQQDVDREFLLRMSYMEIYNEDINDLLAPEHRKLQIHESLERGIHVAGLQEEIVASPQQVLDRMRFGESHRHIGETNMNVYSSRSHTIFRMIIESRDRTEDEDISSSCDAVRVSVLNLVDLAGSERAAKTGAEGVRLKEGSHINKSLMTLGTVIKKLSEGAESQGGHVPYRDSKLTRILQPALGGNANTAIICNITLAQIHTDETKSSLLFASRALRVTNCAHVNEILTDAALLKRQKKEIEELRTKLQGSSHSEHFEKEILNLRNTLLQSELERERITLELEEEKRAQAEREKVLQEQAKKIKNLSSMVLHSNRDENRDQQKKGKRRDTWCPGKLSRQIHQEVDVRASSVKPTGVGRDMKPLIPFEELMSEPGEEANLCQQKEDFNNKSLEECPLPDPCALMNVTNRRKRPVKKSYFQENHELAEMQAEYEQLLHNFETQRTLSEVQIDFLTRQLAEADLYKSANCNTRTTCNCFRDSNYVDKDATLRESEAISVIKHLQEKIKTLEMEQSSSQQNLDSVGELATKQSLFAREKLEEISQLHKELQNAREEAKAVHGHLTSLQSSRTIDENFDSEIKLSMNIQDIASEVENSNKVVESVFSLLDEVFQNYSAMCNVFNDFKVLMCQSSQQQKMITANHDKLYNGMRQKVAEVESEKLFLYNQSVELQKQIQELHQETQNHGVSFSALAEQHDLEKENLFSQIQTLEKEISLCSLAKGKENLRKDLEKTKLKLKETEFKLKNAIQEKTKLEGEKAVAEREVKRLHGQNTRLELDINKRDSLAGRRRDSVVEGSSKVFDPKKAKSKFSSEMKMQMMEVDYKELEVFAFEMETVIAKLEEEVAALHKEKEEVLSRNDSLTSELEDLSEKLDTSNAELGILKEEVSGLRQRLEESTINKQTMETSIELLKEEKEELAMQLTDSLLEMEEEKAIWSAKEKVSIEAIEEKAKLYDMEIISLSNELSEVKSKLESCTEECKVFQERLTCSEENEKWEMKSSMEKSLEIDQLKDALQRANAESNQFQENLQSQLSSVSQERNKLMVEIERFQSNASEIEFSRKNYDGMLLGAKVQIEELNARISSMEAMMHNDTVNNSKEKAKLRMRLQGTQTRLEAFQFRYNEAIDELKVMDKEYRLATLSLKEKLAMYVTEVLNLKKQLAGKASN, from the exons ATGGAGAGAATACACGTGACTGTAAGAGCACGGCCACTCTCACCGGAAGACGCAAAAACTAGTCCATGGAGAATCTCCGGCAACTCCGTTTTTATACCTAACCATTCCTCCAAGTTTGATTTCG ATTGTGTGTTTGGAGAAGATTGTAAAACTGAACAAGTTTATCGAGCTCGTACGAAAGATATTGCTGCTGCTGCAGTTCGAGGATTCAATG GGACTGTGTTTGCCTATGGACAGACTAACAGTGGAAAGACGCATACAATGCGAGGCTCGGATATGGAGCCTGGGGTTATTCGTCTAGCAGTTCATGATTTATTTGATACTATTCAACAG GATGTTGATAGAGAGTTTCTTCTGCGAATGTCTTATATGGAGATCTATAATGAGGATATCAATGATTTGCTGGCTCCTGAGCACCGGAAGCTCCAGATTCACGAAAGTTTAGAG CGGGGAATACATGTTGCTGGTCTGCAGGAAGAAATTGTTGCTTCCCCTCAGCAAGTTCTTGACCGGATGCGGTTTGGAGAAT CTCATAGGCATATTGGAGAGACAAATATGAATGTGTACAGTAGTAGGTCTCATACTATTTTCCGCATG ATAATTGAGAGTCGGGATAGAACTGAGGATGAAGATATTAGCAGCTCATGTGATGCGGTCCGTGTATCAGTCTTG AATTTGGTGGACCTTGCTGGCTCAGAACGTGCTGCAAAAACTGGTGCTGAAGGTGTTAGACTCAAAGAGGGTTCCCACATTAATAAAAGCCTAATGACCCTTGGaactgtaattaaaaaattgagtgAAGGTGCTGAAAGCCAAGG GGGTCATGTTCCATATCGAGATAGTAAGCTCACACGAATTTTACAACCTGCTCTTGGTGGAAATGCAAATACAGCTATAATATGCAATATTACACTTGCTCAG ATTCATACAGATGAGACAAAAAGCAGTCTTCTATTTGCAAGTAGAGCGTTACGTGTCACAAACTGTGCTCATGTGAATGAG ATTTTGACAGATGCTGCCTTGTTGAAACGTCAGAAGAAAGAAATCGAGGAGCTACGCACGAAATTGCAG GGTTCTTCTCATTCAGAACATTTCGAAAAGGAAATTCTCAACCTTCGTAACACATTGTTACAG TCTGAATTGGAAAGAGAACGGATAACTTTGGAGTTAGAGGAGGAGAAGAGAGCACAAGCTGAACGTGAGAAAGTTTTGCAAGAGCAGgccaagaaaataaaaaacttaagcTCAATGGTGCTGCACTCCAACAGGGATGAAAACCGTGATCAGCAAAAAAAG GGCAAAAGGCGGGATACATGGTGCCCAGGTAAACTTTCACGGCAGATTCATCAAGAG GTGGATGTCAGGGCTTCTTCTGTAAAACCCACGGGAGTTGGCCGTGATATGAAGCCACTTATTCCTTTTGAGGAATTGATGAGTGAACCAGGAGAGGAAGCCAACCTCTGTCAGCAAAAAGAAGATTTTAACAATAAATCTTTAGAAGAGTGCCCACTTCCTGATCCTTGTGCCTTAATGAATGTGACAAATAGAAGAAAGAGACCAGTAAAGAAAAGCTATTTCCAG GAGAATCATGAATTGGCAGAAATGCAAGCAGAATATGAGCAATTGCTTCATAATTTTGAAACTCAG AGAACTTTAAGTGAGGTCCAGATTGATTTCTTGACAAGACAGCTGGCTGAGGCTGATTTGTACAAGTCTGCTAATTGTAATACCCGTACCACCTGCAATTGCTTCAGAGATTCCAATTATGTGGACAAAGATGCAACTTTGAGGGAATCAGAGGCAATCTCTGTTATCAAACATCTTCAAGAAAAG ATTAAGACCTTAGAAATGGAACAGTCCTCAAGTCAGCAAAATCTGGATAGTGTTGGTGAGCTAGCAACAAAGCAGAGTTTATTTGCCAGGGAGAAGTTAGAAGAG ATTTCTCAGCTCCACAAAGAGCTCCAAAATGCACGGGAGGAGGCTAAGGCTGTTCATGGACACCTTACTTCTTTGCAATCTTCAAGAACAATTGAT GAAAATTTTGACTCTGAGATAAAGCTTTCAATGAACATCCAAGACATAGCGTCTGAAGTTGAGAACTCTAACAAAGTTGTCGAGAGTGTTTTCTCACTTTTGGATGAAGTTTTCCAGAATTACTCTGCCATGTGTAATGTTTTCAAT GATTTCAAGGTTCTTATGTGTCAGAGCTCTCAGCAGCAGAAAATGATTACCGCGAACCATGATAAGCTGTATAATGGCATGAGGCAGAAAGTTGCCGAAGTTGAGAGTGAGAAG CTCTTTTTGTACAATCAATCTGTTGAGCTtcagaaacaaatacaagaacTGCATCAGGAAACTCAAAATCATGGAGTGTCCTTCTCA GCACTTGCTGAGCAACATGATCTTGAAAAAGAGAATTTGTTTTCTCAAATTCAAACTCTCGAAAAGGAAATTTCGCTGTGTTCCTTGGCCAAAGGAAAAGAAAATTTGAGAAAAGATCTCGAGAAAACAAAACTGAAGTTGAAAGAGACTGAGTTCAAGCTCAAGAATGCAATCCAGGAGAAAACGAAACTTGAG GGTGAGAAAGCTGTTGCTGAAAGAGAGGTAAAACGATTGCATGGTCAGAACACTCGTCTTGAGCTTGACATCAACAAGCGTGACTCACTTGCTGGTAGAAGGCGTGATTCAGTTGTTGAGGGGAGTTCAAAAGTTTTTGATCCAAAAAAGGCTAAAAGTAAATTTTCTTCAGAAATGAAAATGCAGATGATGGAG GTAGACTATAAAGAGCTGGAAGTTTTTGCATTTGAAATGGAAACAGTTATTGCTAAACTGGAAGAGGAAGTAGCAGCTTTACACAAGGAAAAGGAAGAGGTTTTATCTAGAAATGACAGTTTGACCTCAGAGTTGGAAGATCTTTCTGAAAAGTTAGACACATCAAATGCAGAATTGGGAATATTGAAAGAAGAAGTTTCTGGCCTG AGGCAAAGATTGGAAGAATCTACCATTAACAAGCAAACCATGGAAACCTCTATTGAATTgttgaaagaagaaaaagaagagttAGCTATG CAACTTACTGACTCACTTTTGGAAATGGAAGAGGAAAAGGCAATATGGTCTGCTAAGGAAAAAGTTTCTATTGAAGCCATAGAAGAGAAGGCAAAGTTATATGACATGGAGATTATATCATTATCTAATGAATTGTCAGAG GTAAAAAGCAAGTTAGAGTCCTGTACCGAGGAATGCAAAGTCTTTCAAGAACGATTAACATGTTCTGAGGAGAATGAGAAATGGGAGATGAAATCCAG TATGGAGAAGTCTTTGGAGATTGATCAACTAAAAGATGCCTTGCAAAGAGCTAATGCTGAGAGCAATCAATTTCAAGAG AATCTTCAAAGCCAACTTTCCAGTGTAAGTCAAGAAAGGAATAAATTGATGGTTGAAATTGAAAGGTTCCAGAGTAATGCGAGCGAAATTGaattttcaagaaaaaattATGATGGCATG CTATTGGGtgctaaagtgcaaattgagGAGCTGAATGCAAGAATTTCTAGCATGGAAGCCATGATGCATAAT GACACTGTCAATAATAGTAAGGAAAAGGCAAAGCTTCGGATGCGGCTTCAAGGAACGCAAACACGTTTAGAGGCTTTTCAGTTTAGGTACAATGAAGCAATAGATGAGCTGAAAGTTATGGACAAGGAGTATAGACTGGCTACATTAAGCCTCAAGGAGAAGTTAGCAATGTATGTTACGGAGGTCCTCAACCTCAAGAAGCAACTTGCTGGCAAAGCTTCAAATTGA